From Excalfactoria chinensis isolate bCotChi1 chromosome 4, bCotChi1.hap2, whole genome shotgun sequence, one genomic window encodes:
- the LOC140251765 gene encoding aryl-hydrocarbon-interacting protein-like 1: MEETYLLNVEGVRKKILHGGRGELPKFQDGSKITFHFQTLKDNFERTVIDDSREAGMPMEIIVGKMFKIEIWETLLCSMRTGEVAEFWCDAIHTGMYALVSKGMRRIAEGRDPLEGQKHRCGMGNMFDYHSTGYDDLDELQRTPQPLIFIMELFRVEEPSAYKRDTWAMSKEEKLAAVPVLHSEGNRLVLQKDFQRAAEKYQEAVICLRNLQAKEKPWEEGWLKLESLVTPLVLNYCQCQLELGEYYEVLEHTTELLQKHNDNAKAYFKRAKAHAAVWNEKEAREDFHRVAHLDPAMAAAVKKELKLLGERMRKKHVEDRKRYQGLFQQPRGGRAAMGGGQQEEGTSQGQLGQGSCGGQQADNFTSLTNGAVLQARPSGADEELGGGTEVPSYLTAAEERDGAASGMEAPLENCRESRELEATAVGHGQA, from the exons ATGGAGGAAACCTACCTGCTGAATGTGGAAGGGGTCAGAAAGAAGATCCTGCACGGAGGCCGAGGGGAGCTGCCGAAGTTCCAGGATGGGAGCAAG ATCACTTTCCACTTCCAGACACTGAAGGACAACTTTGAGCGGACGGTGATTGATGACAGCCGGGAGGCCGGCATGCCCATGGAGATCATTGTGGGCAAGATGTTCAAGATTGAGATCTGGGAgacactgctctgctccatgagGACGGGGGAGGTTGCGGAGTTCTGGTGCGATGCCATC CACACAGGGATGTACGCCCTGGTCTCTAAGGGCATGCGGAGGATCGCAGAGGGCCGGGACCCTCTGGAAGGGCAGAAGCACCGCTGCGGCATGGGCAACATGTTTGACTACCACAGCACGGGTTACGATGACCTGGATGAGCTGCAGCGGACACCTCAGCCCCTCATCTTCATCATGGAGCTGTTCCGG GTGGAGGAGCCCTCGGCCTACAAGCGTGACACCTGGGCCATGAGCAAGGAGGAGAAGCTGGCGGCCGTGCCCGTGCTGCACAGCGAGGGGAACCGCCTGGTCCTCCAAAAGGACTTCCAGCGTGCAGCTGAGAAGTACCAGGAGGCCGTCATCTGCCTGAGGAACCTCCAGGCCAAG GAGAAGCCGTGGGAGGAAGGCTGGCTGAAGCTGGAGAGCCTGGTCACGCCGCTGGTGCTCAACTACTGCCAGTgccagctggagctgggagagTACTACGAGGTGCTGGAGCACACCACGGAGCTGCTCCAGAAACACAACG ACAATGCCAAGGCCTATTTCAAGCGGGCGAAGGCGCACGCAGCCGTGTGGAACGAGAAGGAGGCACGGGAGGATTTCCATCGCGTGGCCCACCTGGACCCCGCCATGGCGGCCGCCGTCAAGAAGGAGCTGAAGCTGCTGGGggagaggatgaggaagaagCACGTGGAGGATCGGAAGCGTTATCAGGGGCTATTCCAGCAGCCCCGGGGGGGGAGGGCTGCCATGGGTGGGGGGCAACAGGAGGAAG GGACATCCcaggggcagctggggcagGGCAGCTGTGGGGGGCAGCAAGCAGACAACTTCACCAGCCTCACCAATGGGGCAGTGCTCCAGGCCAGGCCCTCGGGTGCAGATGAGGAGCTGGGTGGGGGAACAGAAGTGCCCTCCTACCtcacagcagctgaggaaagGGATGGTGCAGCCTCAGGAATGGAGGCACCCCTGGAAAActgcagagagagcagagagctCGAGGCCACTGCAGTGGGGCACGGGCAGGCCTGA
- the TAF7L gene encoding transcription initiation factor TFIID subunit 7-like isoform X1, whose translation MSKSKDDAPHELESQFVLRLPPEYASTVRRAVQSGSVNLKDRLTIELHADGRHGIVRVDRVPLAAKLVDLPCIIESLKTIDKKTFYKTADICQMLVCTVDGDLYPPLEEQTVSTDPKANKKKDKDREKKFIWNHGITLPLKNVRKRRFRKTAKKKYIESPDVEKEVKRLLSTDAEAVSVRWEVIAEDETKEVDNHGSLTSLDISSPGMSGHKQGHGSSEHDELREIFNDISSSSEDEDERDHHDDEDLNIMDTEEDLERQLQDKPSESDGQQQENEGSNQIGESGGNAAESMGCWAAQPLLQVSARSLPVMGIQKQIDNLKSKLQETQDRRKRQEDLIMKVENLALKTRLQAVLDEFKQQEEREKQQMTSLQEQLESLMEK comes from the exons ATGAGTAAGAGCAAGGACGACGCTCCGCATGAGCTGGAGAGCCAATTCGTGCTGCGGCTGCCGCCG GAATACGCCTCCACTGTGAGGAGAGCAGTTCAGTCCGGGAGCGTCAACCTGAAGGACAGACTCACCATTGAGCTGCACG CCGATGGGCGCCATGGCATCGTTCGTGTGGATCGGGTGCCGCTGGCAGCCAAGCTGGTGGACCTGCCCTGCATCATCGAGAGCTTAAAAACCATCGATAAGAAAACCTTCTATAAGACAGCAGATATCTGCCAG ATGCTTGTTTGCACTGTGGATGGCGATCTCTACCCTCCTTTGGAAGAGCAGACTGTGAGCACTGACCCCAAggccaacaaaaaaaaggacaaggacagagagaagaaattcaTCTGGAACCATGGCA TTACTCTTCCCCTGAAAAATGTACGGAAGAGAAGATTCCGGAAGACAGCTAAGAAGAAG TACATTGAGTCTCCTGATGTGGAGAAGGAGGTGAAGCGTCTCCTGAGCACCGATGCTGAAGCTGTCAGTGTCC GCTGGGAAGTTATTGctgaagatgaaacaaaagaagTGGACAACCATGGTTCACTCACGAGCCTGGACATTTCTTCCCCTGGGATGTCGGGACATAAACAAGGCCATGGCTCCTCAG AACACGATGAACTGCGGGAGATATTTAATGACATCAGTAGCAGCAGCGAAGATGAAGATGAGCGGGATCATCATGACGATGAAGACCTGAACATTATGGACACCGAGGAGGACTTGGAGAGGCAGCTGCAGGACAAACCAAGTGAATCGGATGGGCAACAGCAGGAGAATGAGGGCTCCAACCAGATAGGTGAGTCAGGTGGCAATGCTGCGGAATCAATGGGGTGCTGGGCGGCGCAGCCTCTGCTGCAGGTCTCAGCTCGCTCTCTTCCAGTCATGGGCATCCAGAAACAGATCGACAACCTGAAGAGTAAACTCCAGGAGACCCAGGACAGGAGGAAGCGTCAGGAAGATCTCATCATGAAAGTAGAGAACCTAGCCCTCAAG ACCCGTCTCCAAGCTGTGCTGGATGAGTTCAAACAGCAGGAAGAGCGAGAGAAGCAGCAG ATGACatctctgcaggagcagctggagtCCCTCATGGAGAAGTGA
- the TAF7L gene encoding transcription initiation factor TFIID subunit 7-like isoform X2 produces the protein MSKSKDDAPHELESQFVLRLPPEYASTVRRAVQSGSVNLKDRLTIELHADGRHGIVRVDRVPLAAKLVDLPCIIESLKTIDKKTFYKTADICQMLVCTVDGDLYPPLEEQTVSTDPKANKKKDKDREKKFIWNHGITLPLKNVRKRRFRKTAKKKYIESPDVEKEVKRLLSTDAEAVSVRWEVIAEDETKEVDNHGSLTSLDISSPGMSGHKQGHGSSEHDELREIFNDISSSSEDEDERDHHDDEDLNIMDTEEDLERQLQDKPSESDGQQQENEGSNQIVMGIQKQIDNLKSKLQETQDRRKRQEDLIMKVENLALKTRLQAVLDEFKQQEEREKQQMTSLQEQLESLMEK, from the exons ATGAGTAAGAGCAAGGACGACGCTCCGCATGAGCTGGAGAGCCAATTCGTGCTGCGGCTGCCGCCG GAATACGCCTCCACTGTGAGGAGAGCAGTTCAGTCCGGGAGCGTCAACCTGAAGGACAGACTCACCATTGAGCTGCACG CCGATGGGCGCCATGGCATCGTTCGTGTGGATCGGGTGCCGCTGGCAGCCAAGCTGGTGGACCTGCCCTGCATCATCGAGAGCTTAAAAACCATCGATAAGAAAACCTTCTATAAGACAGCAGATATCTGCCAG ATGCTTGTTTGCACTGTGGATGGCGATCTCTACCCTCCTTTGGAAGAGCAGACTGTGAGCACTGACCCCAAggccaacaaaaaaaaggacaaggacagagagaagaaattcaTCTGGAACCATGGCA TTACTCTTCCCCTGAAAAATGTACGGAAGAGAAGATTCCGGAAGACAGCTAAGAAGAAG TACATTGAGTCTCCTGATGTGGAGAAGGAGGTGAAGCGTCTCCTGAGCACCGATGCTGAAGCTGTCAGTGTCC GCTGGGAAGTTATTGctgaagatgaaacaaaagaagTGGACAACCATGGTTCACTCACGAGCCTGGACATTTCTTCCCCTGGGATGTCGGGACATAAACAAGGCCATGGCTCCTCAG AACACGATGAACTGCGGGAGATATTTAATGACATCAGTAGCAGCAGCGAAGATGAAGATGAGCGGGATCATCATGACGATGAAGACCTGAACATTATGGACACCGAGGAGGACTTGGAGAGGCAGCTGCAGGACAAACCAAGTGAATCGGATGGGCAACAGCAGGAGAATGAGGGCTCCAACCAGATAG TCATGGGCATCCAGAAACAGATCGACAACCTGAAGAGTAAACTCCAGGAGACCCAGGACAGGAGGAAGCGTCAGGAAGATCTCATCATGAAAGTAGAGAACCTAGCCCTCAAG ACCCGTCTCCAAGCTGTGCTGGATGAGTTCAAACAGCAGGAAGAGCGAGAGAAGCAGCAG ATGACatctctgcaggagcagctggagtCCCTCATGGAGAAGTGA